In Haliscomenobacter hydrossis DSM 1100, the DNA window TCTATCAACATTAGTGCTAATTTGAACATTTGTACTTCTAATCCCCCACTTCGCCAAGCCCCAAAACGTTGGCTGCAACCTAAAACGACAACTCATGAAACTAATGGTTACAACACTAATTCTTTCTTTGTTTGTTTCCACTGCCACTTTTGGACAGGAGGCAGTTAAGAACGTTGACAAAACAATTTTTGTGTATGGCGGAGACTTTAATAAAGTTTTTATTAACTATGTAATTGGTCTGACAAAAAAGCCTAATCCAAAGATTTTATTTATTCCAACTGGTGCGGCTGACAACGCAAATTATATAAATAATTGGTATAGCAATTGTGCTGAGTTACCTCTCATACCATACGTTCTAAGAACTTTCATAAACTCATCGCCAACTCAAAAAACATTTGAAGAACAAATACTGGAATGCGATGCAATTATTGTAGGAGGAGGCAATACGCTAAACATGTTAGCAATTTGGAAAGCACAAGGTATTGACACTGTACTAAGAAAGGCTTATGAGAGAGGTATAATTCTGGCTGGTGGCAGTGCAGGTTCTTTATGTTGGTTTATGGGCGGGTCTACTGACTCGCGACCAAAAGAATTGACATTTGTTGAAGGACTTAGTTTTTTGAATTATAGCCATTCGCCACATTATCATAAAGAGGCTGCAAGACGACCATTATACCACAATGCTATTCTAACTGGAAAACTTAAATCAGGCTATGCTTGTGATGATAAGGCTGGACTTTTATTTATTAACGGTGTAGTTACGAAATCTGTTTCTCAAAATATTGACAATAATAATTATTTCGTTTCTGTTATTGCCGGAAAAATAAAAGAAGAATTATTGTCAGCAGAAATAATTAAAGAGTAAAAGGCAGCTGCCAACAAATCGCCAGGGACGGGCCTCTGCTGCATGAAATCGTTTTCAGTATTGCAAAACCTCGATATCTCACCTTTATTTTCAGCATTCAAAGTTCACCCTAATATTTCCGACTACTATGAGGGTGGACACCACCTTTTCCCCTCCACAAAAAATAATTGCCCATAAATTTGCGCAACTCAAAAGTTGCACATATATTTGCAACCCGAGAGTTGCGCATTTAAACGTACAGCAATGAAGCAAGATATATTTCAGGCCATAGCAGACCCAACCCGCCGGGCTATTTTGACTTTAATTGCCATTCAGTCATTAACACCAAATGTCCTGGCGGAAAAATTTGACATGACCCGACAAGCGGTATCAAAACACATCAAAGTATTGCATGAATGTGAATTGATTAAGGCGGAGCAGTCTGGCAGGGAAATTTATTACCACCTCAACCCCCAAAAGATGCAAGAAATTGACAATTGGTTGGCCCAATTCAGGAAGCTTTGGGAGGCTCAATTCAATCAGCTTGACGACGTATTGTTAAATCTAAAAAATCAGAAAAAATGACCAACGATTTGCTATTTGATTTTACCGTGGATAAAGCGGCGAAAACGGTATTCATCACCAGAGAATTTGATGCCGAACTATCACTGGTGTGGGACGCCTTTACCAAAGCAGAAATCCTTGACCAATGGGTGGCCCCTAAACCCTGGACATCAAGAACAAAGTTTATGGATTTTAAAGTTGGCGGGCGCAGATTTTATGCCATGGTAAGTCCGGAAGGACAGGAGCATTGGGCAATTCAGAAATACACGTCCATTAGCCCAAAAACCAACTTCAAAATGTTCAATGCTTTTGCAGACAAAGATGAAAACCCTCAATTGCCGGGCTCGGATTGGGAATACAATTTCAGCGAACAAAACGGAACAACAACAGTGAATATTACTATTTATAATGAGTCCCTTGAACGCATGGAAAAAATGATTGAAATGGGTTTCACCGAAGGATTCAAGATGTCCATGAGCAATTTGGAAAATCTGCTGGCAACTTTATCCGGCAAATGATTTCCGTTGAACATATTTTGAGTAGACGTCTAACAGCGTTCAATGCCGTGAAGGGTAAGGCCTACCCCGTTATGGGTTTATTACAAATCGGCAGCTTTCCGTTGGAGAGCTGCCGATTAGACAACAAGAAGGTATAAAGTTTTTACCATTCTGCTCTAGAGGTGAGGCAAGCGAACCCACAAACTCACTTCAAAAATTGCTCGTTCAAAGCCTTAGTAGCTTTTTTGTATCTGTCGTATTCTTTCAAGCATCCGTCTAGGCCTTAATGAACACACACTGTTTAGACCTTCCTGGGCTTTTGCATCATGGGCAATTTTAGTGACATTCTAC includes these proteins:
- a CDS encoding peptidase E — encoded protein: MKLMVTTLILSLFVSTATFGQEAVKNVDKTIFVYGGDFNKVFINYVIGLTKKPNPKILFIPTGAADNANYINNWYSNCAELPLIPYVLRTFINSSPTQKTFEEQILECDAIIVGGGNTLNMLAIWKAQGIDTVLRKAYERGIILAGGSAGSLCWFMGGSTDSRPKELTFVEGLSFLNYSHSPHYHKEAARRPLYHNAILTGKLKSGYACDDKAGLLFINGVVTKSVSQNIDNNNYFVSVIAGKIKEELLSAEIIKE
- a CDS encoding ArsR/SmtB family transcription factor, yielding MKQDIFQAIADPTRRAILTLIAIQSLTPNVLAEKFDMTRQAVSKHIKVLHECELIKAEQSGREIYYHLNPQKMQEIDNWLAQFRKLWEAQFNQLDDVLLNLKNQKK
- a CDS encoding SRPBCC family protein; translation: MTNDLLFDFTVDKAAKTVFITREFDAELSLVWDAFTKAEILDQWVAPKPWTSRTKFMDFKVGGRRFYAMVSPEGQEHWAIQKYTSISPKTNFKMFNAFADKDENPQLPGSDWEYNFSEQNGTTTVNITIYNESLERMEKMIEMGFTEGFKMSMSNLENLLATLSGK